From Larus michahellis chromosome 5, bLarMic1.1, whole genome shotgun sequence, the proteins below share one genomic window:
- the SOD3 gene encoding extracellular superoxide dismutase [Cu-Zn], translated as MLLLLSLVTGLALSASGVMTGKETDPSQESFFEIQKKVNDLWQNLLYPVMPGNGTDGIIYATCEMKPSSKIDADKPQVTGQVLFRQYFSYGRLEAIFHLDGFPLDNNQSGRAIHIHELGDLSNGCDATGGHYNPFSVNHPRHPGDFGNFFPKEGKIRKYKTNLSATMFGPYSIMGRSVVIHEQEDDMGKGNNKASLENGNAGKRLACCVIGICNKNLWEEKLPEVTDKKKRGLKRT; from the coding sequence atgcttctgcttctttctctggtCACTGGGCTTGCCCTGTCTGCCTCTGGTGTCATGACAGGCAAAGAAACTGATCCAAGCCAAGAGTCATTTTTTGAGATCCAGAAAAAAGTGAACGACCTCTGGCAGAATTTGCTCTATCCCGTAATGCCTGGTAACGGGACCGATGGGATAATTTACGCCACTTGTGAAATGAAGCCCAGCTCCAAAATAGATGCTGACAAGCCACAAGTGACTGGACAAGTCTTATTCAGACAGTATTTCTCATATGGAAGATTAGAAGCCATTTTTCACTTGGATGGGTTTCCGTTGGATAATAATCAATCTGGTAGAGCTATACACATCCACGAGCTCGGGGATCTCAGCAACGGCTGCGATGCTACAGGAGGACACTATAACCCTTTCAGCGTGAATCACCCCCGCCACCCAGGGGATTTCGGCAACTTTTTTCCTAAAGAAggcaaaatcagaaaatacaaaacaaatctCTCTGCCACTATGTTTGGTCCGTATTCCATCATGGGCAGGTCCGTTGTGATCCACGAGCAGGAAGATGACATGGGCAAGGGCAACAATAAGGCCagtttggaaaatggaaatgctgGGAAACGCCTGGCTTGCTGCGTGATTGGGATATGCAACAAGAACTTGTGGGAAGAGAAACTGCCTGAGGTTACAGACAAGAAGAAGAGAGGGCTCAAACGAACATAG